From Azotosporobacter soli:
TTTCGCCGTCTGTGCGATTATGCGGTAAACCGGCTGGCAGCGCAAATGCCGGTGCGCGAAGTGCGGCGCTACAACGAGGTTACCGGGCCGGAAGGATATCTCCTCTTTGACTGGCCGGCCGAAGAAGTGAAGGCGCATGCGATGGCGCTGGAAGAAGAAAATTCTTTCGGCCGCCTGCTCGATATCGATGTCTGGACGGAAGGCGGCGAAGCGCTGAGCCGCGACGGACGTGCCGGCAAGCGTTCCTGTTTTATCTGCGGCGGCAATCAGGTGGTCTGCCGCAGGGAAGGAAAGCATAGCGCGACTGAACTGCTGGCCGCCGTTGACGAACGGTTGGCGGCTTTCGCGGCATGGGAAGCTTCGTCGATCGGGCCGGAAGCGGAAGGGATCGGCGCACTGGCGCTCGAGGCCATGCTCTATGAAGCGGCATCGACGCCGGCGCCGGGGTTGGTCGATCGCGTCAATAGCGGCGCGCATGAAGACATGGACTTTTACACGTTCATGGCAAGCTCGGCCGCGATCGGCACCGCGATTGCGCGCTGCGCGCAGGCCGGTTTGAACCACAGCGGTGAGCTGCCGCGTCTTTTGCCTGTGCTGCGCCAGATCGGCAAAGCCGGAGAAAAGGCGATGTTCAGCGCCACCGGCGGCATCAACACGCAAAAGGGCGTACTCTTCCTCTTAGGCCTTCTGGCCGCCGCGACCGGGTATCTAAAGCAGCGCCAGTCCGAAATCAAAGCGGAAGAACTGTTCAAGACGCTGTCTGCTATCGTGGCCGGCATCGTGGAACGCGAACTGGAGGCATTGGCGGAAAAAGCAGGGGAAGACTTGACGGCGGGGGAACGTCTCTATCTGAAACACGGCATTACCGGCGTGCGCGGCGAAGCGGCGCGCGGTCTGCCTGCGGTTGCACAGGAAGGCTTGCCGACCTTGCGCCGTGCGCTGGCGGCGGGAATGCCGCTCAATGATGCGCTGATCCAGGCGCTACTGGCTCTGATGACCTGCGTCGAAGATACGACCGTGATCAACCGACACCAACCGGAGATGATGCGCGGCTGGGTCTGCCAGCAGGCGAAGCAGGTGCTGGCCGCCGGCGGAATGGGCACTGCGCATGGCAGAGAGTTGGTAAGGCAGCTTGACGAACTGTTCATCGCGCGCCGGGTCAGTCCCGGAGGCGCGGCGGATCTGCTCGCGGCGACCTGGTTCGTCCATCGAGTTTCCATAAGCGAAGAAGAGTAAAGGTTGCAACAAGGAGGCGTTGTCCGTGCTGTACAACATCCATCCGTTAAAACTGTTCCGCGCCTTATCGTTATCGCTCGAGTTATCGCATGACGGCAGCGCGCGCCACCATTGGCGCACCGCAATGATCGCCAGCCGGATCGCCGAAGAACTGCCGATCGAAGACAGTGAAAGGCAGCTGGTGCTGCATGCTTCTTTGCTGCATGACATCGGCGCGGCCGCGCACTGGGACGAAGAATTCGTCGGAGACGGTGCGTTTGAGGGTGCGGCGCAGCATGCCGAAGCCGGATACCGTCTTTTGAAAGATTCGCGCGCACTGGGGCGCTTGGCGCTGCCGATCCGTTACCATCATGCCCGCTGGGACGGCATGGGCGCGGCGGAGCCGGCCGGTAAAGCGATCCCGCTGGCTGCGCGCATCATTCACGCGGCGAATCGGATGGAGACCTTGTTGGCCGAAGAAAAAAGAGAACATGTGCTGCTGCAGCAAAGACCGATCCTAAAGACGCTGGCGAGCGAAGCGGGCAAAGAACTCGACCCGGCAGTCGTCGCCGTACTCCTTCAGATCGCTGAGAAAGAAAGCTTCTGGCTCGATCTCATCAACTATCAATACTATGATCGTTTCTTCAGTCTGCGCATGGAAGGGCATATGCATCTGCAGCTCGCTGAGATCCTCGATATCGCGGAGATCTTCGCGACGCTGATTGACCAGGCCAGCCAGTTCACGGCGCGCCATTCACGTTTCGTCTCGCAGGTCGCGGCGCTGCTGGCGGAGAAAAAGGGCTTCTGTCAGATGGAAGTCACGGCGATGCGGATCGCAGGCCTGCTGCACGACCTGGGCAAGCTATCCATTCCGGCGCATGTGCTGGAAAAGGAAGGCAAGCTCGCGCCGGAAGAACAGACGATCATGCGTCAGCACACCTATTATACCTATCGCATCCTTTCCGAACTGGACGACTTTCCTTTGATTAGCCAGTGGGCGGCTTATCATCATGAAACGCTCGACGGCGAAGGGTATCCGTTCCGGGTGCCGGGCGAGCAGCTGCGTCTCGGCTCAAGGATCGTCGCGGTCGCGGACGTCTTCGTCGCGCTGACCGAACCGCGCCCGTATCGTCCGAAACTCCTGACGCGGCATCAGGTGGAAGAGATCATGCAGGAACGGGCGGCGAAGAATAAACTGGACGACGGTCTGGTGAAACTCCTCTTCCAGCATTACCGCGAAGCCTGCGCAGGCATGCACAAATGGGAGAACGGCGATGCGGAAAACGAAGGCAAGAATGGAGCAATGCCGTCCTGAAAGCCCGTTCGTCATTGACGGCAGAGAAGAAATTTTCCTGCATTATTGACATCGGCAAAGTAGTAAGGTAAAATCAGTTATGTAACATGCCGATATAGCTCAGCTGGTAGAGCAGCTCATTCGTAATGAGCAGGTCACAGGTTCGAATCCTGCTATCGGCTCCAGTGTTATCAAGGCCTCCGGGAATTATCCTGGAGGCTTTTTTCTTTGTCTGTAGCGAAGTAGGTTGCGTACACAGGAGAATGCAATTTTTTTGTAAAAAAAGGAAATTTCTTTCGGGCTGGCGAAAATAGGAAAGAAAGGCGCATTCCAGAAAACGGAAGGAGCGAGAAACACATGAGCATGTTTTGTTACCAATGTCAGGAAACCGCGAAGGGAACAGGCTGCGAAATCAAAGGGGTTTGCGGCAAAACGGAAGAAGTTGCCAAACTGCAAGACTTGGTGATTTACACATTGAAAGGGATTTCTGCACTCGTCGTCAACGGAAAGGTGAATGTCCGCGAACTGAAACCGGTAAATCATGCGTTGCTTAATGGCTTGTTCATGACCATTACAAATGCCAATTTTGACGCTTTGGCGTTGGAAAATGAAATCCTTCATCTGTTGAAATTACGCAATGAATTGCAAGCGAGCACCGCGCTGCCAGCGGCGCATGACGCTGCCAAGTTCACATTGGCGACGCGCGAGGAAATGCTGCAGAAAGCTGCCAACATCGGCGTGCTATCGACGCCAGACGAAGATCTGCGTTCGCTGCGTGAAATGATTATTTACGGTCTTAAAGGCATGGCTGCCTATACGCATCATGCGTTCAATATTGGCAAAGAAGACGTTGGGTTATACCAATTCATGTATGAGACGCTTGCGGCGACGCTGAATAATGCACTAACGAAGGACGAGTTGGTGGCGTTGGTGTTGAAAACCGGCGAGCATGGCGTAAAGGCGATGGCTCTATTGGATGAAGCCAACACCTCGAAATACGGCAACCCGCAAATTACGGAAGTAAATCTTGGCGTGCGCGGCCGTCCCGCGATTCTGATTTCAGGGCACGATCTGACCGACTTGGAACAGCTGCTTGAACAAACGCGCGATAGCGGTGTCGACGTATATACGCACAGCGAGATGCTGCCGGCGCATTACTATCCGTTCTTTAAAAAATATGACAATCTTGTCGGCAATTACGGCAATTCCTGGTGGAAACAGGTCGGAGAATTCGAACCGTTCAACGGCCCGATCCTCTTTACGACCAACTGCATCGTGCCGCCTCGAAGCGAAGAAGTCGCTTCGCGCATCTTCACGACAGGCGCCGCCGGTTATCCAAGCTGTACGCACATTGTTGCCGGGGCCGACGGAAAGAAAGATTTTTCGGCGCTGATTGCGATGGCGAAAAGCAAACAGCCGCCGCAGGAAATTGAAACAGGGAAAATTGTTGGCGGCTTCGCGCATGAACAGGTCTTCGCGCTGGCGGATCAGGTCGTAGCGGCAGTGAAATCGGGCGCGATTCGTCGCTTCTTCGTGATGGCCGGCTGTGACGGCCGGATGAAATCGCGCGAATACTACAGCGAGTTTGCCGCGAAATTGCCGCCGGACACGGTAATCCTGACCGCAGGTTGCGCCAAATACCGCTATAATAAGCTCGGGCTTGGTACAATCGGCGGCATTCCGCGCGTCTTGGATGCCGGGCAATGCAACGACTCCTATTCGCTGGCGGTCATCGCACTGAAACTGAAAGAGGTTTTTGGCGTCGACGACGTGAATAAGTTGCCGATTTCCTACAACATCGCCTGGTATGAGCAAAAGGCGGTCATCGTGCTGCTGGCGCTGCTTTATCTCGGCGTGAAAAACATCCATCTCGGTCCGACGTTGCCGGGATTCTTATCGCCAAACGTTGCCAAAGTGCTGGTTGAAACTTTCGGCATTGCCGGAATCGGCGCGCCACAAGACGATATCGATTTGTTCCTGAACGCATAATCAGCCAAGTTAATAACGGGAGAGACTGTCGTAAAACAGGTGCAAAGCTGTTCTGTGGCAGTCTCTTTGTAATTAAAGGGCAAACCGTCCTTTCATTTTTGCGCAGTTCTGCTAAAAATCGGCTAGCCCTTAGGTTGCTATTTTTATACGCATAAAGGAATTGACAAAAATTAGTAGAATATTTTAAAAACGAATAAATTTTCGAGGTGAGGCAATGAAGCAAAAAACGTTTTGGCAAACATTCACTTCGATGAATACGGGAATTGTCCTCTTGCTGCTGATAGCGGCTCTTGCGGTTTTAGGGACCTTGATTCCTCAAGAACGAGCCATGTCCTCCGCTTCACCGTTGGCGAAGCTGTTATATCAAACTGTCGGTTTGGGTGATCTTTATCATGCGTGGTGGTTCCGCGCTTTGTTGGGCTTGCTGAGTCTGAACGTACTGAGTTGTATGGTGCGTCAGTTTCCGGTGTTGTGGCGGCGCACAAGGCTGCAAGAACCGTGGCCGTCTCTGAGGGAAAGTTTGCCAAGGGTGATGCTACCTTTGCGCGAAGAAGCGCTTTATAGCGTGGAAAGCGTGTTGCAAGAGGATGGCTTTGCATGGAAGAAGAGAGAAGAAACAGAAGGGCAGCTGGTCTGGCTGGCGTATCGTCGGCGTTGGGCGGCGTGGGGGACGTTTCTGGCACATCTGTCGGTGTTGCTGATTACCGCAGGCGGTCTTTATGGCAGCTTGACCGGCATGCAAGGAGAGCTGTCGGTGCCGGTTGGCGAGCGACGACTGCTTGATGAAACCTGGGGCGCCGCGAAGGGTCTGGAAATAGAACTGCTGGATTTTTGCACGGAGTATTATGAGAACGGTCAGGTATCGGATTGGATTAGTGATGTAGTGGTTCGCAAGGAAGGGCGAGAATTAGCGAGAAAGCTTGTGAAGGTGAACGAGCCGCTCGATCTCGATGGTCTGCGTTTATATCAGTCTTTCTATGGACAGGGAATTGATGCCCGCTTGGGAACGGGAATGAGGCAGCGATTAACGGAGCGGCAAGTCTGGGTGGTGGATGCAAGCAGTCAGGTTGCGGTGCAGGTTATGCGATATATACCCGATTTTGATCCGCTACGGCCGATGATCAGTCGTTCGACGGAAGCGAAAAACCCTCATTTTCTCTATGTAGTCTATGAAAACGGGCGACAGAGCGATTGGGGCGCTGCAGCACTGGGGCAAGAAGTGAAATTGCCGGGCGGCGGTAGCGTAACCTTTATCCGCGTGATTCCTTTTTCCGGGTTCCAGATTAAGCTGGATCCGGGGCTGCCGATTGTTTTTGCGGGCTTCTTTTTCCTGGTGTTCGGTTTTTTTGCGGGACTGTACGGAAGAACACGGTATTTCTCCTGTGCTGTTGATGCGCAAGGACGCTTAGCGATAGGCGGACTAAGTAAAGTCGAAGAGGAAGAATTTTGTAGACGCATCCGTGAACGCAGAGAAAAAGAGCAGAAAGCGATCTAAGGAGCAAAACAGGAGGTGGTCCGATGGCAGCCTATGAAGGCGCATTGTTTGCGGGAGCCTTTTTCCTTTATTTTTTGGCGGCGTCGTGTTATTTGCTGCGTCTGGTCTGGAAAATAACGTTCTTAGGAAAAGTGGCGACGGCTCTGTCGGTTCTGGCGGTTACGGCGACAGCCGCATCGGCTGTGGTGCGTACGTATGGCGCGGGGCGTGCTCCGTTTGCCAATATGTATGAATTTGGCATCCTTTTTGTTTTGTGCTTGGGTTTGCTTCACCTATTTATCGAATGGCGGCAGAAAGAACAGGCTTTTGGAGCATTCATCATGCCGGTGGCTTTTTTGTTCAGCGGTTTTTTTGCATTGTATTATCAGGAAGCCAGACCCTTGATGCCGGCGCTGAAAAGCAATTGGCTCATTGCACATGTGCTGACGGCGGTAGTGGCTTACGGGTTTCTGGCTGTATCCTTTGCACTAGGGCTGATGTTTTATTGGCGTCAAGGCTTGCAAGGAACAACGACATTGCCTTCGCTAGAACGGTTGGAGTCGATGATGCATCAATCGATTGTCGCGGCGATGCCGTTTCTGACGCTTCTTATCATTACCGGTTCCATTTGGGCGGAATATGCTTGGGGTACCTATTGGCGCTGGGATCCTAAAGAAACGTGGTCGCTGGTGACCTGGATCATTTATGCGGTATACCTGCATGGCCGTCTCAGCCGCGGCTGGCGGGGAAGAAAAGCTGTGAACTGGGCTTTGGGCGGGTTTTTAGCAGTGGTTTTTACCTTTATCGGCGTCAATCTTTTGTTGTCCGGCCTTCACAGTTACGCTTTAAATTGAGGGGCTAAGCAGGCTTTTTCGTAGTGTGAAAGGAGGTTTTGAGATGGACGAGAGCCCGCTGAAAAAGAAAGTTGTTCTGGTGTATATGCTGTTCGGAGCCTTGCTGGCGGTGGTCGCGTTGACCGTGATGGCCGGTTCGATGGCCTATGCCGATAAGCCGCAGTTTTGCGGTAGCTGTCATTCCATGCAGGAGGTCTATACGACGTTTAAGGAATCGACGCATCGGGGAATCAGCTGCGGGGACTGTCATTTGCCGCAGCAAAACATCGTTGTGAAAATGACCGCTAAAGCGAGCAACGGCATGCGTCACACGTATCACGAAACGTTGCGGGATTATCCGGAACCGATTTTGGTCAGCGGCAACGCAAAACAGGTTGTGAATGACAATTGTCTGCGCTGTCACAGCGGTTCAACCGCCAACACGCACTTGTCCGCGGGGGGAGACTGCACTTCCTGCCATCGCGATCTGGTGCACGATGAACGCCGTTCGGCAGAAAAGAAAGGAGGCGTGGGTCTTGAATAGGGGGCAAAAGATACTCATTGGTGTTCTGGGATTCCTGATGATGGTCTTTGGCTTGGTCGTAGCGATGCGGGTTTGGATTATGCCGCCGGCTTCCGCTACGGTGGCAGCGGCTAAAATTCCTAAAGGCGAATACGATCCGGCCGTCTGGGGCAAAGCGTATCCTTTGCAGTATGCCAGCTATGAGAAAAACAAGGAAATGAAAGCGTCTCCTACGGGATACGGCGGCAGCATCAATGTGCAAAAATGGGATATGCAACCGGAACTGAAGGCGAATTTCGCAGGGATGCCTTTCAGCAAAGATTATCGGGAAGATCGGGGACATCCCTATGCTTTGCAGGATCAAAAGGAATCGGCTCGGGTGACGCCGGCGACCGTTGGTTCTTGCATCGCCTGCAAAACTCCGTATGTAGAAAAACTGTATGCTGAGCAAGGCTGGGGATTTACGAAAACGCCGTTATTGCAACTGATTGATGAAGCCAAGCACCCTGTCAGCTGCGCTAATTGTCATGACAATGAAAGCATGGATCTTAAAGTGACGCAACCTGCCTTCATTGAAGCGATGCAGCGCAAGGGCGTGGATCTTTATAAAGCCAGCAGGCAGGACATGCGAACATATGTCTGTGCGCAATGCCACGCGGAATACTATTTTGAGCCTGGAAGCAATCGAGTGGTCTTTCCGTGGGATAATGGCCTGAGCGCAGATGAGATCTATTCGCTTTACAGCACGAAGCCAAATGGTTTTGAGAAAGACTGGGTTCACGCGACATCAAAAGCGCCGATGCTGAAAGCCCAGCATCCGGATTATGAAGAATGGTCGACCGGAGTGCATGGCCAGTCCGGCGTCTCTTGCGCGGACTGCCATATGCCGTATATGCGCAGCAATGGGCAAAAATATACGTCACATCACATGACGAGCCCGTTGCAGGCCATTCGCTCCTCTTGCCTGACTTGTCATAAGCAGGATGAAGCGTGGGCGCTGAATCAGGTCAAGGGAATTCAAGACTCGGTCTTTGTTATGCAGCGCAGCGCTGGCAAAAATATTGAGCGGGCGCACGAGACGATTGCCAAAGCAGCGACGCAACAGGGCGTGAACGAAGCGGAGCTTGCAGCCGCGCGAGAACTGGTGCGGCAGGCGCAGTGGGATTGGGATTATGTAGCCGCGGCTAACAGCATGGGCTTCCACAGTCCGGTTCAGGCGCAACGCGTCTTAGGTCAGGCTCTCGACTTATCCTATAAAGCGATGGAAAAGGCGAATCAGGCTGCCGGGCGAGGCGGCTTGTAGCAAACAAGCTAAGATGTGTTGAGAAAACAGTGGTTTTACAGCAGCAGGTCGTGCGTTTTGCGCAGGGCCTGCTTTTAATTTATATCGAACGACAAGTAAGCAAAGGGAGCGATGGAAAAGAAAACTTGATTGTTAAAGCGAAGCCTCGTTTTACTTCGCTTGTTTCGCCGGGGCATCTACTGCGATGCATTTTTAATGCGATTATAATGACGCCAGCGTGCCGGGCTGTGGTATGATGGGAATGATTTCGATAACGGACTGGGGATGGATTTGAACGATGGAAGCGTTTTATGAAGTGGTCATTGCGTGTATTCAAAACTGGGGTTATGCGGCGATCGTCGTCGGCATGGCGATGGAGAGCGCCTGCCTGCCGGTACCGAGTGAATTGATCTTTGGTTTTGCCGGTTATCTTGTCTTTTTGGGGCAGCTTGATTTCGGCGCGTCCGTTGCGGCCGGTGTGGCGGGCGGGCTTCTAGGTTCACTGCTTTCTTATCTGGCGGGACGTTATGGCGGTCGCCCTTTGCTCGACAAATACGGCCGCTATGTTTTTCTCTCGCAAGCGCATCTCGAAACGGCGCAGCGCTGGTTTGACCGTTATGGATTGAAAGCGGTGTTTTTTGCCCGTTTGCTGCCGATCGTGCGCACGTTTATTTCGCTGCCCGCCGGCCTTGCCGGAGTGCCGTTCGGCAGGTTTGTGCTCTATACGCTGCTCGGTTCGTTGCCCTGGACGGTCGCGCTGATTTATGCAGGGGTGCTGTTCGGTGAGAACTGGCGGACAATCCAGACGATGGGGCATGGTGCGGCAGCAGCGTTAATCGGCGCAGCGCTGCTTGGCGCGCTCGTTTGGCGGCGGCAGGCCATGAAACTGAAACAGGGGCAAGGCTTACGATGAGCGAAGGGACGGCAAAGACTTTCTTTAAAGGGACGCTGATTTTGACGGCGGCGGGCATCGTGGTCAAGGCGATCGGCAGTCTGAACTGGATCTTCCTGTCGCGCGTTTTGGGCGGCGAAGGCATCGGCATCTATCAGATGGCGTTTCCGCTCTATCTGCTGGCACTCAGCCTTTCTTCGGCCGGCATTCCGGTCGCAATCTCGATCATCACGGCGGAAAAAGTCGCGCTTGGCGATTATCGGGGTGCGGAACGGGTTTTCAAGCTGTCGTTCGCGCTGCTTTTCCTGACAGGAGCTGTTTTGAGCGTGCTCCTTTATTTTGGCGCGGACTGGCTGATCGGAGCAAGAATCATTCGTGATCCGCGCGTCTACTATTCGCTGATCGCGCTGTCGCCAGCGGTGTTTATCGTGACGCTGCTCTCCAGTTTTCGCGGTTATCTGCAGGGCTGGCAGAGCATGACGCCGACGGCTGTCTCGCAGATCGTCGAGCAATTGTTCCGCGTCGCTGCGATGCTGCTGTTCGCGAGCTGGCTGTTGCCGAAAGGGCTGGCTGCGGCTGCGGGCGGTGCGAGTCTTGGGGCCGGAGTGGGCGCTGCTGCTGCGCTGGTCGTGCTGGTCTTTTATTATTTGCGGCTGCGCCGCCGTACGAAGAAAATGGTGCAGGCCGAGGCGCTGCAGGGCGGGCGGGAACGAAGGCGCTCGATCCTGCGGCGGATCGCCGAACTTGCGCTGCCGGTCTCGCTGTCGAGCATCATGCTGCCGCTGGTCGCCAATCTGGATCTGGCGGTCGTGCCGTTGCGTCTTGAGAGTGCGGGCTTCAGCGTCGAACGCGCGACCGAACTCTTCGGTTATCTGACCGGGATGGCGATACCGCTGGTCAATCTGGCGACAATTCTGACCGCGGCGTTGGCGACGAGTCTTGTGCCGGCGATCGCGCGCGTTTATGCACTGGGAGATTTGCGGGACGTTTATTATCGCACGGCAGGCGCGATGCGCCTGGCAAATCTGGCGACGATTCCTTTCGGCGTAATGCTTTGGGTTTTGGCGAAGCCGGTCTTAAGCGTCGTCTATCATGCGCCTGGTGCGGCCGAGGTTACGCAGGTTCTGGCGGCCAGCGTGTTTCTGCTCGGCATGCATCAGGTTAGCACCGGCGTGCTGCAGGGGCTGGGGCGGACGTCGATTCCGGTGATCAATATGGGATTAGCGGCGCTTGTCAAACTTGGTCTCAACTGGACGCTGACCGCGCTGCCTGTACTTGGCATCAGCGGCGCGGCGCTAGCGACGCTGGCCGATATCGGAATCGCCGCACTGCTGAACTTATATTTTATCTACCGCCATACCGGTTTCTTCCTCGATGCCGCGGATTTGGGCAGAAATCTGCTTGCGGCAGCCGTGATGGGGTCGTGCATGCAGCTGTCTTATGGCGTTTTATTGGCGCTGCTCG
This genomic window contains:
- the ccsB gene encoding c-type cytochrome biogenesis protein CcsB, encoding MAAYEGALFAGAFFLYFLAASCYLLRLVWKITFLGKVATALSVLAVTATAASAVVRTYGAGRAPFANMYEFGILFVLCLGLLHLFIEWRQKEQAFGAFIMPVAFLFSGFFALYYQEARPLMPALKSNWLIAHVLTAVVAYGFLAVSFALGLMFYWRQGLQGTTTLPSLERLESMMHQSIVAAMPFLTLLIITGSIWAEYAWGTYWRWDPKETWSLVTWIIYAVYLHGRLSRGWRGRKAVNWALGGFLAVVFTFIGVNLLLSGLHSYALN
- a CDS encoding DedA family protein yields the protein MEAFYEVVIACIQNWGYAAIVVGMAMESACLPVPSELIFGFAGYLVFLGQLDFGASVAAGVAGGLLGSLLSYLAGRYGGRPLLDKYGRYVFLSQAHLETAQRWFDRYGLKAVFFARLLPIVRTFISLPAGLAGVPFGRFVLYTLLGSLPWTVALIYAGVLFGENWRTIQTMGHGAAAALIGAALLGALVWRRQAMKLKQGQGLR
- the citG gene encoding triphosphoribosyl-dephospho-CoA synthase CitG, yielding MKQVSLEDMLAARDRRLQRQSELRREHALPLAAVTLNIPGAVKDGLLFRRLCDYAVNRLAAQMPVREVRRYNEVTGPEGYLLFDWPAEEVKAHAMALEEENSFGRLLDIDVWTEGGEALSRDGRAGKRSCFICGGNQVVCRREGKHSATELLAAVDERLAAFAAWEASSIGPEAEGIGALALEAMLYEAASTPAPGLVDRVNSGAHEDMDFYTFMASSAAIGTAIARCAQAGLNHSGELPRLLPVLRQIGKAGEKAMFSATGGINTQKGVLFLLGLLAAATGYLKQRQSEIKAEELFKTLSAIVAGIVERELEALAEKAGEDLTAGERLYLKHGITGVRGEAARGLPAVAQEGLPTLRRALAAGMPLNDALIQALLALMTCVEDTTVINRHQPEMMRGWVCQQAKQVLAAGGMGTAHGRELVRQLDELFIARRVSPGGAADLLAATWFVHRVSISEEE
- the hcp gene encoding hydroxylamine reductase, translating into MSMFCYQCQETAKGTGCEIKGVCGKTEEVAKLQDLVIYTLKGISALVVNGKVNVRELKPVNHALLNGLFMTITNANFDALALENEILHLLKLRNELQASTALPAAHDAAKFTLATREEMLQKAANIGVLSTPDEDLRSLREMIIYGLKGMAAYTHHAFNIGKEDVGLYQFMYETLAATLNNALTKDELVALVLKTGEHGVKAMALLDEANTSKYGNPQITEVNLGVRGRPAILISGHDLTDLEQLLEQTRDSGVDVYTHSEMLPAHYYPFFKKYDNLVGNYGNSWWKQVGEFEPFNGPILFTTNCIVPPRSEEVASRIFTTGAAGYPSCTHIVAGADGKKDFSALIAMAKSKQPPQEIETGKIVGGFAHEQVFALADQVVAAVKSGAIRRFFVMAGCDGRMKSREYYSEFAAKLPPDTVILTAGCAKYRYNKLGLGTIGGIPRVLDAGQCNDSYSLAVIALKLKEVFGVDDVNKLPISYNIAWYEQKAVIVLLALLYLGVKNIHLGPTLPGFLSPNVAKVLVETFGIAGIGAPQDDIDLFLNA
- a CDS encoding HD-GYP domain-containing protein — protein: MLYNIHPLKLFRALSLSLELSHDGSARHHWRTAMIASRIAEELPIEDSERQLVLHASLLHDIGAAAHWDEEFVGDGAFEGAAQHAEAGYRLLKDSRALGRLALPIRYHHARWDGMGAAEPAGKAIPLAARIIHAANRMETLLAEEKREHVLLQQRPILKTLASEAGKELDPAVVAVLLQIAEKESFWLDLINYQYYDRFFSLRMEGHMHLQLAEILDIAEIFATLIDQASQFTARHSRFVSQVAALLAEKKGFCQMEVTAMRIAGLLHDLGKLSIPAHVLEKEGKLAPEEQTIMRQHTYYTYRILSELDDFPLISQWAAYHHETLDGEGYPFRVPGEQLRLGSRIVAVADVFVALTEPRPYRPKLLTRHQVEEIMQERAAKNKLDDGLVKLLFQHYREACAGMHKWENGDAENEGKNGAMPS
- a CDS encoding ammonia-forming cytochrome c nitrite reductase subunit c552, which produces MNRGQKILIGVLGFLMMVFGLVVAMRVWIMPPASATVAAAKIPKGEYDPAVWGKAYPLQYASYEKNKEMKASPTGYGGSINVQKWDMQPELKANFAGMPFSKDYREDRGHPYALQDQKESARVTPATVGSCIACKTPYVEKLYAEQGWGFTKTPLLQLIDEAKHPVSCANCHDNESMDLKVTQPAFIEAMQRKGVDLYKASRQDMRTYVCAQCHAEYYFEPGSNRVVFPWDNGLSADEIYSLYSTKPNGFEKDWVHATSKAPMLKAQHPDYEEWSTGVHGQSGVSCADCHMPYMRSNGQKYTSHHMTSPLQAIRSSCLTCHKQDEAWALNQVKGIQDSVFVMQRSAGKNIERAHETIAKAATQQGVNEAELAAARELVRQAQWDWDYVAAANSMGFHSPVQAQRVLGQALDLSYKAMEKANQAAGRGGL
- a CDS encoding polysaccharide biosynthesis protein, coding for MSEGTAKTFFKGTLILTAAGIVVKAIGSLNWIFLSRVLGGEGIGIYQMAFPLYLLALSLSSAGIPVAISIITAEKVALGDYRGAERVFKLSFALLFLTGAVLSVLLYFGADWLIGARIIRDPRVYYSLIALSPAVFIVTLLSSFRGYLQGWQSMTPTAVSQIVEQLFRVAAMLLFASWLLPKGLAAAAGGASLGAGVGAAAALVVLVFYYLRLRRRTKKMVQAEALQGGRERRRSILRRIAELALPVSLSSIMLPLVANLDLAVVPLRLESAGFSVERATELFGYLTGMAIPLVNLATILTAALATSLVPAIARVYALGDLRDVYYRTAGAMRLANLATIPFGVMLWVLAKPVLSVVYHAPGAAEVTQVLAASVFLLGMHQVSTGVLQGLGRTSIPVINMGLAALVKLGLNWTLTALPVLGISGAALATLADIGIAALLNLYFIYRHTGFFLDAADLGRNLLAAAVMGSCMQLSYGVLLALLGSEAGVIALTALLGGVVYLVVMLLCGGLKRRDLERIPLLGQRLRRV
- a CDS encoding cytochrome c3 family protein — its product is MDESPLKKKVVLVYMLFGALLAVVALTVMAGSMAYADKPQFCGSCHSMQEVYTTFKESTHRGISCGDCHLPQQNIVVKMTAKASNGMRHTYHETLRDYPEPILVSGNAKQVVNDNCLRCHSGSTANTHLSAGGDCTSCHRDLVHDERRSAEKKGGVGLE
- a CDS encoding cytochrome c biogenesis protein ResB — its product is MKQKTFWQTFTSMNTGIVLLLLIAALAVLGTLIPQERAMSSASPLAKLLYQTVGLGDLYHAWWFRALLGLLSLNVLSCMVRQFPVLWRRTRLQEPWPSLRESLPRVMLPLREEALYSVESVLQEDGFAWKKREETEGQLVWLAYRRRWAAWGTFLAHLSVLLITAGGLYGSLTGMQGELSVPVGERRLLDETWGAAKGLEIELLDFCTEYYENGQVSDWISDVVVRKEGRELARKLVKVNEPLDLDGLRLYQSFYGQGIDARLGTGMRQRLTERQVWVVDASSQVAVQVMRYIPDFDPLRPMISRSTEAKNPHFLYVVYENGRQSDWGAAALGQEVKLPGGGSVTFIRVIPFSGFQIKLDPGLPIVFAGFFFLVFGFFAGLYGRTRYFSCAVDAQGRLAIGGLSKVEEEEFCRRIRERREKEQKAI